Part of the Pseudodesulfovibrio mercurii genome is shown below.
GCGAGTACATCGACAAGGTGCTCGCCCGCATCACCCTGTGGGGCGCCTTCTATGTCTCGGCGGTCTGCGTGCTGCCCATGGTCCTGATCAGCAAGTTCGGCGTGCCGTTCTATTTCGGCGGCACCTCGCTGCTGATCGTGGTCGGTGTGGCCATGGACTTCATGGGCCAGATCGAGTCCTACATGATCTCCCGCCAATACGAGGGATTGATGGGGAAGGGCAATAAAATCAAAGGCAGGCGCTAGTCTTGAAAAAGTTTCGGGGCGTCTTCCTCAAGAATGATAAAGAGATTGGCCTCATGCGTGAGGCCAATCGCATTGTTTCCAGAATTCTCGACGAACTGGGTGAGAACGTCCGACCCGGCGTGTCCACCATGTACTTCGAGAATATCTGCCGCGCACGCTGCGACGAGTACGGGGTCAGACCGAACTTCCTGGGTTACCAGGGATTTCCCTTCGCCCTGTGCTGCTCGGTCAACGAGGAGATCGTGCACGGCTTTCCCTCCGAGGAGCGCATCCTCAAGGAGGGCGACATCGTCAGTTTCGACATGGGTGTCGAATACAAGGGATTCCACGGAGACTCGGCCCGGACCTTCGGGGTGGGCCAGGTTTCCAAAGAAGCGCAGAAACTCATGGATGTAACCCGCGAGTCTCTGTATATAGGGATCGAACAGGCCCGGCCCGGAAACAATCTGTATGACATCTCCGCGGCAATCCAGTCATACGTGGAAGGGTTCGGCCTGGGCATCGTCCGTCGTTTTGTAGGTCATGGGATCGGCAGTCATCTT
Proteins encoded:
- the map gene encoding type I methionyl aminopeptidase, encoding MKKFRGVFLKNDKEIGLMREANRIVSRILDELGENVRPGVSTMYFENICRARCDEYGVRPNFLGYQGFPFALCCSVNEEIVHGFPSEERILKEGDIVSFDMGVEYKGFHGDSARTFGVGQVSKEAQKLMDVTRESLYIGIEQARPGNNLYDISAAIQSYVEGFGLGIVRRFVGHGIGSHLHEKPEIPNFVPRGLSGVPLKAGMVLAIEPMVTLGAYEVEILEDNWTAVTKDRNLSAHFEHTVAVTHDGPRILSLSD